One window from the genome of Nicotiana sylvestris chromosome 9, ASM39365v2, whole genome shotgun sequence encodes:
- the LOC138878707 gene encoding uncharacterized protein: protein MGIVETNGVDFATFRLSASAKTWWRDYCLARPAGSPPLTWDQFTELFLEKFLPVTQREALRRQFERLQQGSMTVTQYDTRFIGLARHALIILPTERERVRRFIDGLILPIRLQMAKEAGSEITFQEEANVACRVEMVLSQGGGHGSDKRPRHSGRFSGTSSGGRDSYGRGHPPRPFQSALQVSHSTPGGSGSQPYYSAQQSISAPPLQSFRGGHSSR from the coding sequence atgggtattgtggagaccaatggggtcgattttgctacctttcgtctATCTgcatccgccaagacttggtggagggactATTGCTTAGCCAGACCAGCAGGGTCGCCGcctttgacttgggaccagtttacagagttgtttttggagaagtttctcccagtCACTCAGAGGGaggctcttcgcaggcagtttgagcgcctccaacagggttccatgactgttacccagtatgacacTAGGTTCATCGgtttagctcgccatgctctcatcatacttcccaccgagagagagagggtgagaaggtttattgatggtcttattctgccgattcgtcttcagatggccaaggaggccgggagcgaGATCACATTTCAGGAGGAGGCCAATGTGGcctgcagagttgagatggttctgtcacagggaggtggtcatgggtcggataagaggcctcgtcattcaggaagattcagtggtacctcgtctggaggtagagattcgtatggtagaggccatcctcctaggccctttcagtctgCTCTCCAGGTCTCTCATAGTACTCCAGGTGGTAGTGGTTCTCAGCCATATTATTCTGCGCAACAGtccatcagtgcaccaccacttcagaGCTTCAGGGGAGGACATTCAAGTCGATAG